A genomic stretch from Telmatocola sphagniphila includes:
- a CDS encoding DUF6744 family protein, whose product MSALIKTNHLPKVTPGVRLLGEIITWTASGASVRHSDLIRALKEVGLDESVARELAPRHAFARACRKLSEARIIRQIAEDEVSIQFQFTQESKQGDRFSYDFETLLTLTKKTGQVHCDKRELALLAQEELDRCIAVRTGSDITRIVQKLFEREADLFPIRPQGGAYFVPQLHAGFIDRVQSLLKQLNGQMLRFPVPEGTASGDVSVKEAVASGLASLIAEHEEAIESFGEDTRPDTVERAAERIRNTKFKVEAYAALLADQKHQLELSLATASRKLRQKVESLAAEREAVLV is encoded by the coding sequence ATGAGTGCTTTGATCAAAACCAACCACTTGCCTAAGGTGACCCCGGGTGTTCGCCTATTGGGTGAGATCATCACCTGGACCGCATCCGGGGCCAGCGTCCGGCACAGTGACTTGATCCGAGCCCTGAAGGAAGTCGGACTCGATGAAAGCGTGGCCCGGGAGCTGGCGCCCCGGCACGCTTTTGCCCGGGCCTGTCGCAAGCTGTCGGAAGCCCGAATTATTCGGCAGATTGCCGAAGATGAAGTCTCGATTCAATTCCAGTTCACCCAGGAATCGAAACAGGGGGACCGCTTCAGCTACGACTTCGAAACTCTTCTGACGCTGACCAAGAAGACCGGGCAGGTGCACTGCGACAAACGGGAACTGGCTCTGCTAGCTCAGGAAGAGCTGGATCGCTGCATTGCCGTGCGGACCGGCAGCGATATTACCCGGATTGTGCAAAAGCTCTTCGAACGGGAAGCCGATCTTTTCCCGATTCGACCCCAGGGCGGAGCCTACTTCGTGCCGCAGCTGCATGCCGGCTTCATCGATCGGGTGCAGAGCTTGTTGAAGCAGCTGAATGGTCAGATGCTGCGCTTCCCGGTGCCGGAAGGAACCGCCAGCGGCGATGTCTCAGTGAAAGAAGCAGTCGCCTCGGGATTAGCGTCTTTGATTGCCGAACACGAGGAAGCGATCGAATCGTTTGGCGAAGACACCCGGCCCGATACGGTGGAGCGAGCCGCCGAGCGAATTCGCAACACCAAGTTCAAAGTCGAAGCCTACGCCGCGTTGCTGGCCGATCAAAAGCATCAGTTGGAACTCTCTCTGGCTACGGCCTCCCGAAAGCTCCGTCAGAAAGTTGAAAGTCTGGCCGCCGAGCGGGAAGCGGTGCTGGTCTAG
- a CDS encoding bifunctional serine/threonine-protein kinase/formylglycine-generating enzyme family protein, with the protein MSDIDETAPHFEKSNPQPADTNQLPQLIGRYRVQKVLGKGGFGVVYLAMDEQLQRSVAIKVPHKERISSSEDAAAYLAEARTVANLDHPNIVPVHDVGSTDDCPVFIVSKYIDGTDLAARLKQTRLSQHEVVELVAAVAEALYFAHKQGLVHRDIKPGNLLLDKGGKPFVADFGLALREREVDKGPRYAGTPAYMSPEQARGEGHRVDGRSDIFSLGVVFYELLVGRQPFRADSQAELLDQVVTHEPRPLRQLDEGVPKELERICFKAMAKRAYERYMTAKDFADDLRHFLAEQPGTKSITTPAATPVVPPPSSWGGSGKAVTPPTPTSDHQLVKIVPKGLRSFDAHDADFFLELLPGPRDRDGLPDSLRFWKTRIEELDTDSTFTVGLIYGPSGCGKSSLVKAGLLPRLSENVIAVYVEATAEETETRLLNGLRKKLPALDNRPLKETLAALRRGQGIPVGKKVVIVLDQFEQWLHAKKEEQNTELVQALRQCDGGRLQCVVMVRDDFWLAVSRFLRELEIRLLEGQNSALSDLFDLDHAQKVLAAFGRAFGKLPENSGEVSSEQKEFLKQAVSGLAQEGKVISVRLSLFAEMMKSKHWTPVSLKEVGGTAGVGVTFLEETFSAGTAPPEHRYHQKAARAILKSLLPESGTDIKGHMRSRQELLEASGYVSRPKDFEDLLRILDSEIRLLTPTDPEGKNQAEFVPSDNVPRITGDRYYQLTHDYLVPSLRDWLTRKQKETRKGRAELLLADRAAVWAARPENRQLPSLSQWFTIRWHTTKKNWTLPQKKMMARAGRLHAVRGAVLGVFLAVATVTGLAVRERVVKQQKATHAAGLVQRVLDAETAQVPGVIEEMTKYRQWTDELLRQENDKAAAKSRQKLHASLALLPVEPAQVAYLHGRLLDAEPHELPVVRDALAPHKDELRDKLWVVVEKPEKGKESQRLRAAAALAKYDPEGQKWATAGGLVVNDLVMENPVFLGLWSEAFRPVKNRLLPRLSDIFRDHQSERTAERSLATNLLADYAADQPPVLADLLMDADEKQFAVIYAKFKEQGDKGLSLLSGEIDKTLPPNLPSSDGKRETLAKRQANAAVALLRLNQPAKVWPLLKHGPDPRARSYLIHRLSPLGADARAIVMRFDEETDLTIRRALLLSLGEFGEMDFTPNDRKAVLPKVQEVYRTASDPGLHAASEWLLRTWKQEAWLTQVNEEWAKDGEGRDKRMAGIKKLMTKDKEKTPPQWYVNTQGQTMVVVPGPVEFVMGSPKTEKDRAEREAQHKLRIGRSFAIASKSVTLAEYRSLTKDNYEIGEKFTHSPDLPVVGISWYMAAKYCNLLSKQEGLEECYEIKGPQNVALRENYLSLNGYRLPTEAEMEYATRAGAGTSRYYGETDELLTHYAWYTKNSGDRLQRVSRKKPNEFGLFDAQGNCFTWCQEAYEEYPKVEGEEAVEDKEVATDKIVVKSTLSRVLRGGSFRFQASYVRSASRPYDVPTNRDYDFGFRLVRTFIP; encoded by the coding sequence ATGTCAGACATCGACGAAACCGCTCCGCACTTCGAAAAAAGCAATCCCCAGCCAGCCGACACTAATCAACTTCCCCAATTGATTGGTCGTTACCGCGTTCAAAAAGTCCTCGGAAAAGGAGGCTTCGGCGTCGTCTACCTAGCCATGGACGAGCAACTTCAACGGTCCGTTGCGATCAAGGTTCCGCACAAAGAGCGGATCAGCAGTTCCGAGGACGCTGCTGCCTATCTGGCGGAAGCACGAACGGTAGCCAATCTCGATCATCCAAATATCGTTCCCGTACATGATGTGGGCAGCACCGACGACTGCCCCGTTTTTATCGTCTCGAAATACATCGACGGGACCGACCTCGCCGCACGGCTCAAGCAGACCCGTCTGTCACAGCACGAGGTGGTCGAACTGGTGGCGGCAGTGGCCGAGGCACTTTATTTCGCTCACAAGCAAGGTCTGGTTCATCGGGACATCAAGCCCGGCAACCTGCTCCTCGACAAGGGCGGCAAGCCGTTCGTGGCCGACTTCGGGCTGGCCCTGCGGGAGCGGGAAGTGGACAAGGGGCCACGCTACGCCGGGACGCCCGCGTACATGTCTCCCGAGCAGGCACGGGGGGAGGGCCACCGGGTCGATGGCCGCAGCGACATCTTCAGTCTTGGCGTCGTCTTCTACGAACTGCTGGTCGGACGCCAGCCGTTCCGGGCCGACTCGCAGGCCGAACTGTTGGATCAGGTGGTGACCCACGAACCTCGTCCGCTGCGGCAACTGGACGAAGGCGTCCCGAAGGAACTGGAACGAATCTGTTTCAAAGCGATGGCGAAACGGGCATACGAGCGGTACATGACGGCCAAGGATTTCGCGGACGACCTGCGGCACTTTCTGGCCGAACAGCCCGGCACGAAGAGCATCACGACGCCAGCAGCCACGCCGGTCGTGCCACCGCCCTCATCTTGGGGTGGATCGGGAAAGGCCGTCACGCCGCCGACGCCGACCTCGGACCACCAACTCGTCAAGATCGTGCCGAAGGGGTTGCGGTCGTTCGACGCCCACGACGCCGACTTCTTCCTCGAACTGCTGCCGGGGCCACGGGACCGTGACGGGCTGCCAGACAGCCTGCGGTTCTGGAAGACCCGAATCGAGGAACTGGACACCGACAGCACTTTCACGGTGGGCCTCATCTACGGGCCAAGCGGGTGCGGCAAGTCGTCGCTGGTGAAGGCGGGGTTGTTGCCACGGCTGTCCGAAAACGTGATCGCAGTTTATGTCGAAGCGACCGCCGAAGAAACCGAAACGCGATTATTGAACGGCCTGCGGAAGAAGCTGCCAGCGTTGGACAATCGCCCGCTGAAGGAGACGTTGGCTGCGTTGCGCCGGGGCCAGGGCATCCCCGTGGGCAAGAAGGTGGTCATCGTCCTCGACCAGTTCGAGCAGTGGCTGCATGCCAAAAAAGAAGAGCAGAATACCGAGCTGGTGCAGGCTTTACGCCAATGCGACGGTGGCAGATTGCAGTGCGTAGTGATGGTTCGTGATGATTTCTGGCTTGCGGTAAGCCGCTTTCTCAGAGAACTGGAAATTCGTCTGTTAGAAGGTCAGAATAGTGCTCTGTCTGATCTCTTCGACCTGGATCATGCCCAAAAAGTCCTTGCTGCATTCGGTCGAGCGTTTGGCAAACTCCCTGAAAATAGTGGCGAGGTCAGCTCAGAACAAAAAGAGTTCCTGAAACAAGCGGTCAGCGGTCTTGCTCAGGAAGGCAAAGTCATTTCCGTGCGATTATCGCTCTTTGCTGAAATGATGAAAAGCAAACACTGGACCCCGGTTTCGTTGAAAGAAGTCGGTGGTACGGCTGGGGTGGGAGTGACCTTCCTGGAGGAAACCTTCAGTGCGGGGACCGCTCCCCCGGAACATCGCTATCACCAGAAAGCGGCTCGAGCGATTTTAAAGTCTTTGTTACCCGAATCTGGCACTGACATCAAAGGTCACATGCGCTCCCGTCAGGAACTGCTGGAGGCTTCCGGTTACGTCAGTCGGCCCAAAGATTTTGAAGATCTCCTGCGAATTCTCGATAGTGAGATTCGCCTCCTCACGCCCACCGACCCGGAAGGCAAAAACCAGGCTGAATTCGTGCCGAGCGATAATGTTCCCCGGATTACTGGCGACCGATACTACCAACTCACCCATGATTATCTGGTACCTTCCCTGCGTGATTGGCTCACTCGCAAACAAAAAGAAACGCGAAAAGGTCGGGCCGAACTGCTTCTGGCGGATCGCGCGGCGGTGTGGGCCGCCCGCCCCGAGAACCGGCAACTTCCGTCGCTGTCGCAGTGGTTCACGATCCGGTGGCACACCACGAAGAAGAACTGGACGCTGCCGCAGAAGAAGATGATGGCGAGAGCGGGCCGGCTGCACGCTGTGAGGGGGGCGGTTCTCGGCGTGTTCCTGGCCGTTGCCACGGTGACGGGCTTGGCCGTTCGTGAACGAGTGGTCAAGCAGCAGAAGGCCACCCACGCCGCCGGGCTGGTGCAGCGGGTTTTGGATGCAGAGACGGCCCAGGTGCCGGGCGTGATAGAGGAGATGACGAAGTACCGCCAGTGGACCGATGAGCTGCTTCGTCAGGAGAACGACAAGGCGGCGGCGAAGTCCCGCCAGAAGCTCCACGCCAGCCTCGCCCTCTTGCCGGTGGAGCCCGCTCAGGTCGCTTACCTGCACGGTCGGTTGCTCGACGCCGAACCGCACGAACTGCCGGTGGTCCGTGACGCTCTGGCCCCGCACAAGGACGAATTGCGGGACAAGCTGTGGGTGGTGGTGGAGAAGCCAGAGAAGGGTAAAGAATCCCAACGGCTCCGGGCGGCGGCGGCACTGGCAAAGTACGACCCCGAGGGCCAGAAGTGGGCGACGGCGGGTGGACTTGTGGTGAACGATCTGGTCATGGAGAATCCGGTGTTTCTGGGCCTCTGGAGCGAAGCGTTCCGCCCGGTGAAGAACCGGCTGCTCCCTCGACTGTCCGACATTTTCCGAGATCACCAGTCGGAACGGACGGCGGAACGCTCCCTGGCGACGAACCTCCTGGCAGACTACGCCGCCGACCAGCCGCCCGTCCTGGCCGATCTACTCATGGATGCCGATGAGAAGCAGTTCGCCGTGATCTATGCGAAGTTCAAGGAACAAGGTGACAAGGGCTTGTCCCTACTGTCCGGCGAGATCGACAAGACGCTCCCGCCAAACTTGCCATCATCGGACGGCAAGCGAGAAACGCTTGCGAAGCGGCAGGCGAATGCGGCGGTAGCCCTGCTGCGGCTGAACCAACCGGCGAAGGTGTGGCCGCTCTTGAAGCATGGCCCCGACCCACGGGCGCGGAGTTATTTGATCCATCGCCTGAGTCCTCTGGGTGCGGATGCCAGAGCCATCGTGATGCGTTTCGACGAGGAGACAGACCTCACCATTCGCCGGGCGCTGCTCCTGAGCCTGGGCGAATTCGGCGAGATGGACTTCACGCCGAACGACCGGAAGGCCGTTCTACCGAAGGTGCAGGAGGTGTACCGGACGGCGAGCGACCCCGGCCTTCATGCGGCTTCGGAGTGGCTACTGCGGACGTGGAAGCAGGAGGCGTGGCTGACGCAGGTGAACGAAGAATGGGCGAAGGACGGAGAGGGGCGAGACAAGAGAATGGCCGGGATAAAGAAGTTGATGACGAAGGACAAGGAGAAGACGCCACCACAGTGGTACGTCAACACGCAGGGGCAGACGATGGTGGTGGTCCCCGGCCCGGTAGAGTTCGTGATGGGTTCACCGAAGACCGAGAAGGATCGGGCAGAGAGAGAGGCTCAACACAAGCTGCGGATCGGTCGGTCCTTCGCCATCGCCTCAAAGTCGGTGACACTTGCGGAATACCGGAGCCTGACGAAGGACAATTACGAGATCGGCGAGAAGTTCACGCATTCGCCCGATCTTCCGGTAGTGGGCATTAGTTGGTACATGGCGGCGAAATACTGCAACCTCCTCAGCAAGCAGGAGGGCTTGGAGGAGTGTTATGAGATCAAGGGACCACAGAATGTGGCGTTAAGAGAGAACTATCTGAGTCTTAATGGGTATCGCCTGCCCACGGAAGCGGAGATGGAGTACGCGACTCGTGCGGGGGCTGGGACGAGCCGTTATTACGGCGAAACGGACGAGTTGCTCACCCACTATGCGTGGTATACGAAGAACTCCGGGGATCGGCTCCAACGGGTCAGTCGGAAGAAGCCGAACGAGTTCGGCCTGTTCGACGCGCAGGGTAACTGCTTCACATGGTGCCAGGAAGCCTACGAGGAGTATCCGAAAGTGGAAGGCGAGGAAGCGGTCGAGGACAAGGAAGTTGCCACGGACAAAATAGTGGTCAAAAGTACACTTAGCCGTGTGCTGCGTGGGGGCTCGTTCCGCTTTCAAGCGTCGTACGTCCGCTCTGCCAGCCGTCCCTACGATGTGCCGACGAACCGGGACTACGACTTCGGTTTTCGTCTAGTGAGGACTTTTATTCCTTAG
- a CDS encoding class I SAM-dependent DNA methyltransferase — protein MAKNDSELEPPPWHTAEEKRDLAKWNSSEYAVPFLGLLFLRYAELKFLLAKKKRTQQNSTRRPWGKKEYHSKGIVYLPSHVRFSQLLMLPETEPLGNTLEAMMEAVESHNPDLKGALPRNYSSIESASLRSMLQTVSNLAIETRGERFGKIFEYFLSQLAPTAQHKGGSSTPNSLAKLIVEILEPNRGKIFDPCCGLGGMFISCADYLRARSGKPPSAISFYGQERVEETRLLARLNLAVHGLCGDIRPGNTYYDNPHNSLEKFDFVLANPPFNEDQFDKEKVQGDPRLPFGKPRLDNANYLWIQLFYSSLNSQGRAGFVMANSAAEGRQSDGEIRNKLLQTNAVDVIIAIGPNFFYTGPLPCSLWFLDKAKAQTSRKDQVLFIDARSIFQPRERTQRQFSPKQIEFIANIVRLYRGEKPKFVASDEAEFPNQIPDFKQTFPKRKYTNVPRLCQVATLKEIETQAGSLNPARYVTVAEKNKAEPNLTKRLRSLSEELKVLNKQASKLEKQVAASIAKLLEKE, from the coding sequence ATGGCGAAAAACGACTCCGAACTTGAACCACCCCCTTGGCATACGGCTGAGGAAAAGCGAGACCTAGCGAAATGGAACTCCTCGGAGTACGCGGTCCCGTTCCTCGGATTACTATTTCTTCGCTATGCCGAGCTGAAGTTTTTGCTTGCCAAAAAGAAAAGGACCCAACAGAACTCCACGAGACGGCCTTGGGGCAAAAAAGAGTATCATTCGAAGGGAATAGTCTATCTTCCTTCCCATGTTCGGTTCTCCCAGTTGCTGATGTTGCCAGAAACTGAACCTCTGGGTAACACCCTTGAGGCCATGATGGAGGCTGTCGAATCTCACAATCCGGATCTAAAAGGAGCGTTGCCGAGAAACTACTCGTCGATCGAGTCTGCCAGCCTCCGCTCGATGCTTCAGACCGTTTCGAATTTGGCAATCGAGACGCGGGGTGAAAGATTCGGCAAAATCTTTGAATACTTTCTGAGCCAACTCGCTCCGACCGCTCAACACAAAGGCGGCTCTAGCACGCCGAATTCCCTGGCTAAACTGATCGTGGAAATCCTCGAACCTAATCGCGGTAAAATCTTCGATCCTTGCTGCGGTTTGGGCGGCATGTTCATTTCCTGTGCCGATTACCTCCGAGCTCGCTCGGGCAAGCCGCCTTCAGCAATTTCCTTTTATGGGCAAGAACGCGTGGAGGAGACCCGGCTTTTGGCCCGATTGAACCTTGCTGTGCACGGGCTCTGCGGCGACATCCGCCCAGGCAACACTTACTACGACAATCCCCATAACAGCCTGGAAAAATTCGACTTCGTTCTCGCCAATCCGCCTTTCAATGAAGATCAGTTCGACAAAGAGAAAGTCCAGGGGGATCCGCGATTACCGTTCGGGAAGCCCAGACTCGATAACGCCAACTACCTCTGGATTCAACTCTTCTACAGTTCCTTGAACTCTCAAGGACGAGCCGGTTTCGTTATGGCGAATTCGGCCGCCGAGGGCCGTCAGTCCGATGGGGAAATTCGCAATAAGCTTCTGCAGACAAATGCGGTCGATGTCATCATCGCTATTGGGCCCAATTTCTTCTACACCGGGCCCCTCCCCTGCTCTCTCTGGTTCCTCGATAAGGCTAAAGCCCAGACCTCCCGCAAGGACCAAGTCCTGTTCATTGATGCTCGCTCTATCTTCCAGCCTCGGGAGCGAACGCAGCGCCAATTTAGTCCCAAGCAGATCGAGTTCATCGCAAACATCGTCCGACTCTACCGCGGTGAGAAACCCAAGTTCGTTGCGAGCGACGAAGCCGAGTTTCCAAATCAGATACCCGACTTCAAACAAACCTTTCCTAAACGGAAGTACACCAACGTCCCCAGATTATGCCAGGTCGCCACGCTGAAAGAAATCGAGACCCAGGCAGGAAGCCTGAATCCCGCCCGCTACGTAACAGTCGCGGAGAAAAACAAAGCCGAGCCGAATCTCACCAAGAGACTGAGGTCTTTGAGCGAGGAATTAAAAGTCCTCAACAAGCAGGCCAGCAAGTTGGAAAAGCAGGTCGCAGCGAGTATCGCGAAGTTGCTGGAGAAGGAATGA
- a CDS encoding restriction endonuclease subunit S: MNSKFPQQKLASIAKVYSGFAFHSRDMQPGGDIPILKISNIQDKRVTQDCSSGLPAAANSRRFDKFRLRAGDVLVAMTGERSVGKLGRMRKIDREYLVNQRVAIIRPLPDQGDPDYLFHVLTMEKYEKTLSSYGLGAGQPNINPVQIASLMLPLPPLGIQRKIGSILTGFEDLIENNNERIRILESLAQSIYRKWFVDFRFPRRGKLTWVESPLGKIPKGWRVGTLGELIQFQTGSSIKPDPKGAYALYGSNGLIGKSSGFQFERGMIIGRVGNYCGSVQYSHSAFCASGNTVIALPLEGKDELIPYLYYTLKHLSLGQLASGSAQPQITQSVLKSQPVLIPPVSFLKKFCSVTFELLRQIDHLKKENENLHKTRELLLPELISGRLDLERVERKASSTRSREYPQHKNPRFDLNSLI; encoded by the coding sequence ATGAACTCGAAATTCCCTCAACAAAAACTCGCCTCGATTGCGAAGGTCTATTCGGGATTTGCCTTCCATAGCCGCGACATGCAACCCGGCGGGGATATTCCGATTCTGAAAATCTCCAACATCCAGGACAAGCGGGTGACCCAAGATTGCAGCAGCGGTTTACCCGCCGCGGCGAATTCCCGCCGATTCGATAAATTCCGCTTGCGGGCCGGGGATGTTCTGGTCGCGATGACGGGAGAACGAAGCGTCGGAAAATTAGGACGGATGCGGAAGATCGATCGTGAGTATCTGGTCAATCAACGCGTGGCCATTATCCGACCGCTTCCGGATCAAGGCGATCCCGATTACCTGTTTCATGTTTTGACGATGGAGAAGTATGAAAAAACCTTATCCAGTTATGGACTGGGAGCGGGACAACCGAACATCAATCCGGTCCAAATCGCCTCACTCATGCTGCCGCTTCCTCCGCTGGGGATTCAACGCAAGATCGGCTCGATTCTCACGGGCTTCGAGGATCTGATCGAGAATAATAACGAGCGCATCCGGATTTTGGAATCGCTGGCCCAATCGATTTACCGTAAGTGGTTTGTGGATTTTCGCTTCCCTCGCCGTGGGAAACTTACTTGGGTGGAATCGCCACTGGGGAAGATTCCTAAAGGCTGGAGAGTTGGCACTCTGGGAGAGTTGATCCAATTTCAAACCGGTTCATCGATCAAACCCGATCCCAAAGGAGCGTATGCTCTCTACGGATCGAACGGCCTTATCGGAAAGAGCTCGGGCTTTCAATTCGAACGGGGAATGATCATCGGCCGGGTCGGGAATTATTGCGGTTCGGTTCAGTACTCCCATTCCGCCTTCTGCGCTTCGGGAAATACCGTTATTGCGCTACCTCTGGAAGGAAAAGACGAGCTAATTCCTTACCTCTATTACACTTTAAAGCACCTTTCGCTCGGCCAATTGGCGAGCGGATCGGCCCAGCCCCAGATTACGCAAAGCGTTTTGAAATCCCAACCGGTCTTGATCCCTCCGGTATCTTTTCTGAAAAAATTCTGTTCAGTAACATTCGAATTGCTGCGTCAAATTGATCACCTGAAGAAAGAAAACGAGAACCTTCACAAAACCCGCGAACTGCTCTTGCCGGAACTGATCTCCGGCCGACTCGACCTGGAAAGAGTTGAGAGGAAAGCCAGCTCAACAAGGAGTCGAGAATATCCCCAGCACAAGAACCCTCGCTTCGATTTAAATAGTCTGATTTGA
- a CDS encoding efflux RND transporter periplasmic adaptor subunit, which yields MVSYPVEREVTDYTDFTGVLSAVDSVEVRARVYGFLDKVNFKEGALVKKGDVLYEIDPRTYQAAVNQAKAKVVTDEAQERYARADYERYQTLGKTGAVSKEDLEKALSTRDIAISTVIADKADLASKQLDLDFTKVIAPIDGRIGRILVTVGNLVQSGQTGGTLLTTIVSVDPVYCNFDIDEHTLLRVQQLIREGKVKSARNSERPVMLGLSNEKGFPHSGVINFVDNQLNSKTGTLRLRGVFSNPDNSLLPGLFARIRVPIGEPHKAILVSDQAIDTDQGQKILYLIDDKDTVFTRSVTPGAVHQGMRVIENGAIKAGERIIVAGLQQVKVDTVVEPKLIPMPVAGSAFSDVDPSKLVNPKK from the coding sequence ATGGTAAGTTATCCCGTCGAACGGGAGGTCACCGATTACACAGATTTCACAGGTGTGCTATCGGCAGTCGATTCCGTCGAAGTTCGAGCCCGAGTGTATGGCTTTCTGGACAAAGTGAATTTCAAAGAAGGCGCTCTCGTTAAAAAAGGGGATGTGCTTTATGAAATCGATCCCCGAACTTACCAGGCCGCCGTCAATCAAGCCAAAGCCAAGGTAGTTACGGATGAAGCTCAGGAACGCTATGCCCGGGCTGATTACGAACGCTACCAAACGCTCGGAAAAACGGGGGCGGTGAGCAAAGAAGATTTAGAGAAAGCGTTGTCCACACGCGATATCGCGATTTCGACGGTCATTGCGGATAAAGCCGATCTGGCTTCCAAGCAACTCGATCTCGATTTTACCAAGGTCATCGCTCCGATCGATGGGAGAATTGGTCGCATCCTCGTCACGGTTGGAAATTTAGTTCAATCCGGCCAGACCGGAGGAACGCTACTGACGACTATCGTTTCGGTCGATCCTGTCTATTGCAACTTTGATATCGATGAACATACTCTACTACGTGTTCAGCAATTGATTCGAGAAGGAAAGGTGAAATCGGCTCGCAATTCGGAGCGTCCAGTGATGCTCGGATTGTCGAATGAAAAAGGCTTCCCTCATAGTGGAGTCATCAACTTCGTTGACAATCAACTCAATTCCAAGACCGGCACTTTACGGCTGCGCGGCGTTTTCTCGAATCCCGATAATAGCCTCTTGCCCGGTTTGTTCGCCCGAATCCGCGTCCCGATCGGCGAACCGCATAAAGCGATTCTGGTTTCGGATCAAGCGATTGATACGGATCAGGGTCAGAAAATTCTTTACTTGATCGATGATAAAGATACCGTATTCACGCGATCGGTTACTCCGGGTGCTGTGCATCAAGGAATGCGAGTTATCGAAAATGGAGCTATCAAAGCCGGAGAACGGATCATCGTCGCTGGGCTCCAGCAGGTTAAGGTGGATACGGTCGTAGAACCCAAACTTATTCCCATGCCAGTGGCCGGCTCGGCGTTTAGTGATGTCGATCCTTCCAAATTAGTAAATCCGAAGAAGTAG